The Primulina huaijiensis isolate GDHJ02 chromosome 10, ASM1229523v2, whole genome shotgun sequence region TCTACAAGCACTTGAGAGAGATACAGATTGAACTTACCGCTTGGTTGGAGCAAAGTGTACCCTTAAAAGATGAGCTGAAAGGCAGGTTCTCATCATTGTGCAACATTCAGGAGGAAATCACGAAAGCTTTGAAGGAGGGTGTTGAAGAAGAGGAAATCCGATTTAGTAGCCATCAAGCTGCAAAATTTCAAGGCGAGATTTTGAACATGAAACAAGAGAATAACAAGGTAAGAGAAGAGCTACAAACTGGATTAGATAATGTAAGCACACTTCAACTTCAAATAGAAAAATCGCTAAGAAAATTGAACGAAGAGTTTGGCATCTCTAGTGATCAACCACAACTGAAGCAAGCCATGAGCAGGGCAAAGATCCCTTTACGTGCATTTATCTTCGGAATGAGACAAAAGAAGCAGAAACATTCTATATTCTCCTGTATGCATCCGACTAGAAGATTCAATCTCCAAAGGGGTGGTGCACCTCCGTGAAATCTTCTACACTTGATCATTTTTTTTCACGTGTTCATTTGTTGTCCAGTTCTTTTTACCTCATGATCAATGTAGATGACAATGTATTTACCCTTCTGTTTCCTGTGTTTTAAGCAAGAATTGCTTGAGCTGTAAACTATCTAGTTTAACAGGTGTGTAAAGATTTTTATCTTGTTTTCTGCCGTTTGGTAACCCGTTAACGAACTAAATATTTTCGGTCCCCTTTCTTCAAGTACCTTGTACTTGTTTACTTTGGAAGTTTGGTAGTTATTTTGTCTCTCTATTCATTGAATCTTCCTAATAATTCAATTACAGCAGATTGAAGGGAGAAAACATAAcccaataattaaatttcttatctTTTCTCTTAATATCTTGAATACAATCACCGTCCATCATTTATGCAAAACAGCCTACAAACTTACAAATGCGATTGAATATACATCAATGAATGTATATATAATCACACTGATGCGCACAACCCACACTTCCGTGGACTATAATTTTTACAAGATGAGTCAACATCAAGCTCTCGAGCTCGATAATTGGAAATTAATTGCACAGGAAAAAAACATATTGAGTTTCACGGGCTGGATGACATTACCTCGTGATAAATCTTATTTTGAGTAAGATCAAAGATAAATCCCGTATATTTAGATCAATGATAGCTTGACTCTCACTGTAGCGTCTTATTAACAGTTTTCACATCAAACATCGGAGTGAGAGaatttaaacacacacacattgaATGCAGGGTCAGTAACTCCAAAATGAAATGAAAGACAATAGCAATTCATTTTGGCTTTTAGGATTAACCACGATTTGTTTGTCCTTTAGTTACTCCTATAAAGTATACATCGTAACAAAATCCtcttcaaatatttaaaatttgtcatATTATCCCCTTGACAGCTCCACTTTGATAGAGGTACATCACCAGGTCTCACCTTACCACATGAGTTGCTAATAACTTCGGCTCTGGGAAATGTTTATTTGTCTTTACCAGCTTCATCAGGCAGTTTTACACCCATTAATCCAAGAAGGTTTGAAGCAGGGCCAGGAAGTCCTTCTTGAGATGAAACGGACTCGAGCAAGTTCTTTACTAGGTTGAAATCAACGTCCACGGGAGTGAACTCCATCTCATCGCTCACACCCGAAGTTCCCTGCACATTCAAAGGGCATGTTTATTCCATCATGTTAGAGAGATAATGGATTTTAATAGCAgtaaatgtttcaatttttaAGGGAATCTGCAAAATGCTCAAGGCGTACATCTTCGTGGATAATcctcaattaattctttatcAGTAGTGCATATTATAGAAACGACTCGGTCTTCGGCAACAAATCTACTACGTAAAGCATATGGATAAAAAATTGTGCAgatgataaaataatttcttgatCATTACCTCATCTTTCTTTCTTGAAGACTGTTCCTTTGCATGTACAAAAGTTTTGTTCAGCGTTGTGGCTTTCAATTCCTGGTTCAGGGCATCCGAATAGGAATTCATGAAACCCTCCCCACCATCTTCAATGTCCTCTGAATGGTCGCTCTTGTCCTCATAGTCATCTGCATGTTACACTCTCTATCAGATAATATCCTCAGACCCCGTGGTACAGAAATATGACTAAAACTAGTTAGGATAAGCGCGAGGCAATGTAATGGGATGTCGGGAATTGAAAAAGAgttaaaaaaatcaacataattATGTTTGCAAATGTAACACGTCCCAGTTCAAAAGATGGATTTGAAAGATTACCAAAATCCATGTCTGATATAGACTCTTCTTCGAGATCAACATCACTTCCATCATCTTTAGAACCATGCACTCCCATAACCGACTCTATGTGCTTCATAAATTGATCCGCATCAAAATCCAAATCTTTTAGGTTTCTGATAAAAACAgagtaaaaaatatcaaaagatGATGCGTAATGTTGACCAGTTCTGCGGTTTGGAAATACATGTCCATGGACAGGTACAAAGAGAACCTCTTAAGTAAAATTCGGCATCTAGAGCACATTATACACATGGCAAAAAAACTGAAATCGGCATAAATTATAGGAAAGCACCTTCAGTTTAAAAAAAGGCTGCGAAAAAAAACGCCGCCTATATTTTTACTACTTCATTTTACTTCCACGAGAATCCCTAAATTTCCATCATTTGAACTCTAGTTATCCACCCGGTTTCCCCCCTCCCCCCAACCCCACAAATGAAAGgacaaattttgacaatgtaGGATTGCCTTGTATCCAAAAGTCCAAATTATGTTTATTATAATCATATCTTCAGTAGCTAAAGAACCAAAACAAAAGTTAAAGTTGCAATAATCAAACGTTTGTTACTGGATGTAGAGACTGACGAGCATGCATATGCACTGGTAAAAAGACCAATACTCAAATTTGTCTCATCGTTGCCCAAAACACTAAAGGGAAGGGGACCACTAGTTACCACCTGGAGATGAGGAAAAATGAAAGCAAAATCATGACTCTAAAAGGCAAATGGAAAAATGTGGACATGTTACCTGTCCTCAGGAACCTCGGCTCCTTCataacttgaaatttttttaacaaatgcaTCCATCGATTTAGTGATATCCCCAAGATCATAGTCGTCAAAACTTTTGTCCAAATTTCTACCCTTCTGCTCTTTCAAATTGTGTTTCTTCTTCCGTTTCAAATCATAGAATTCCATCTCCTTTTGCCGCTCCTGGAGGGCAGCATTTAATTCATCTTCCCCACCATACAGCCACGAATCATCATCTGATTGAGGAAGCTCCAGACCTTTGAAATCATCCACCGAATGAGGAAGAGTAAGTATGTCATCTATGCATCTCACGGGAGCATTCAACACTTCACTGCAGAAATAAATACATGCCACAAAAAAAATAAGGTTAATACATACAGAGAGAGAAAAGAAACCtgttgaaaaataagaaaaacgtAATGGCATAATTCACACACATAAAATTAGGCATATGATAACTTATCGCTACTTTAAAGGGCCAGAACGTAAAACCAACCAACTTTTAACAACAGAAGACAAATCAAAACAGAATCGACGCGATATACCTGGCTCTACCTGGCAAAAAACTATTCTTGTAATTTTCCTCAGCATTTTCTAACAATCTCTTATATTCTTTCGATCCCTGCAACAGCCCTTCAAATAGCCCACTCCTCTTCAAGCTCTCCCTATAAACCTCCCAAGTACTCCCCTTCCCTTCATCGGTTTGTTTCTTCCTCAGCTGATACATCATCTCGAACCCACAGGCGATCTTCATCCCCAGTTCCGCCTCCACATACTTCCCCACATTGCTCCTGTCAGGCATAGGATAGCATCGCGGCGCCTGAAACCTCTGCTGCACCAACTGCGCATACATGGCCCTAGGCATCCTCACAACCACCTCCACCATCTCTTCCTCCTTCCCATTGGGTAAAAACTTCTCCATTTTTACCGCAAACTTCATACTGTCGATATCCCTGTCATAGAACCCCTCCACAGCAAACGATACCAAGCTCGGCTCTTTCCTCAACACCCACGCTACAGACACGGGGACTGCAATTCTTACTCTATGAACGTTCCTGTAAGCATGCTCCGGATACTGCCCAATTCTCTTGCTCAAATGAAACTGAACGGCATCCGGTGCCATCAAGCTGGGATCATCATCTCTGCTCACCAAAACCCGCAATGAGTCCTCCAAATCAGGTGTGCCTGGAAGAATGGATTTAGGAATTATATGTAGTAGACCGCGGCGGATGAACACGCGGTTGAGAGAGGTATCTGGGTTGAGCCATTTAGGGAGGTGGAAGGCGGACTCGATGAGCAAGAACTCGCCGTCTGAATCCCAAACTCGGATAGAGAGGTTAGGGAAGGTTCTGGAGATGTGGAACAGAAGGTAAACCACGAACCATTCGTCTTCAAGGTTGTCACCGAAGCGAAGATGGCCGGAGAGATGCGGAATTGACGGAGAATTGGATAAGGAGAGAGTAAAGGGTTGATGTTGCCATATGTAAGGGGCTATTAGCGGGTGAATTAGGTCGAGAATTCGGCGGTGGAGAGACCCAAGTTCGGCGGCAGAGGTGGCGGAGGAGGAGTCCTGGTAGATGGAGTAGAAAACTGTGTCCTCAGGGGGCCGAGTGGCTTTGAGAGAGAAGATTGAGGAAGAGGACGAAGCTTCTTCTGCCATGGCCGTAGGTCCGTCAATGGCGACCAGCTTCGGCAGTTTATGTTGGTGTTTTTGGGAACGGTGTCGTACGGAAGAAGATTCTGGGTTTTGAAGAAGAATCCTCTATGCAGCTGCAGAATGGGCTACTTTCACTGTATAGATCTGAGCTGTCGTTAAGGCCCAAATAGAACCATATATTATTCATATAAAAAACAAAGCCCGTTTATGTATCTTGCCCAATCCCCAAATCTCGGAATATACGGGGTGGGCCTTTCAgatctttaaaattaaattaaagcaAAGAAAATGAATCAAATATGATCATGCATAACGCACATAAATTGGCTGAAGTTTGAAATTAGTTTTTAATCTTTTTCTATTAGAAAAAAGTACGTGGTGTCTACGTACATGTCCATTGTCACATCGAGTTTATAATTATTGATAACTCCATAAGAGTTCGGGTCATTGATGACCCGGGATACTAAATGGATAGCTCAAATCATAGTCAATGTGTATGATAATTTCTTCAGTAGCCGGGCAGACGAATGCCCGGGACATCTTCTCCCCGGGCTACCATATGCCCGGGCTCTCATGCAAGCTCCCGGAAACTTTCTACCATGGTTATCTCGAGAAACGCACCTCACTCGAGTGCATCTGTATGGGCTATCTTGTGCTTGGTAATCATTGCTGTCAGAACTACATGGGTTTGGCGTGTCAAAAAAGTCATCAGAAGCAGAGTATGAGCATCTGCCTTACCATACTTAGCAGGTGGGCACTGAAAACTAGGTAATCATGAGATTTCCTcatataaatagcaggtatgcatatttttttataggatTTCGGAATTTTGAATTCTTAAGCACTTCAAGTATATTCACTCATATATACAGTTTTTATCCTTCTTTTTCACCTGCTGACTTAAACATCAGAGTggtcacgccggacacccctccggcgtccattcacgagttcctctACTTGTTTGCAGGCCACAGTGAAAGCCATTTTTCTTGTTCATTTTCCTTGCACACAAATTATCATCATCATCCGATGGATTGTCTCGACCCAGCTCACCCGATTCACCCGAATATCATCAATTAGAattgtcaaaaaaataaaaataaaagactaAGACCGAacatacaaaataataaatcacaattttccCTGAATTTATTTCTTGAATGGGCAAAgctataaaataataataagttcgTTAAGACAtcatttgatataaataataaaatattagctGCTtacatatatttgttttatttaatgtttttctTAAGTTATATGtcattattttgattattattcctACATCGTAAGTCCATTTCATAAACCAAACCGTGTTTAATCAAGAAGCTTTTGGAATCAATCCAGGATTATTAAAGACACAAAAACTTATGTAAGACGAAATCATGAGTcgtaatttgtgagacggatctcttatttgagttattcatgaaaaagtattgttttttatactaaaagtattactttttaatgtgaatatcggtaaggttgacatgtctcacagataaagattcgtgagaccgtctcacaaaagatatactctattaaaaaataaaaaaaaatcccgAATAATTGTAATTATATAACAGCGTAATGATCCTCACCTCAATATTTTGTAACGTACGGTAGCCGAAAGAGACACAAAACGCACGTGTGAGTCCCACCTAATTACCGACTTAATTGAAGTCAAAAGATACGACGCACGTGACACCCAGTCAACGGTCAAAAGgtgataattaattatatttacatTTGCAGAGTAAATAATTAGTTCCCCTTCTTTAACCCTAAGATAAGAACAAACGGTACAATTTTAATCAAATCCACACCGTACGTTCTCCTTTATTGGGATGGTTAAGTTGATTATGTTGACCAACATGATCCGTTGATTGCATGTTACTACTAATTAACAATAATCACATATGGGTAATTAAATAAGTATTTATGCATAACTTTGCAATTGAATGGGAAACCTAAGCGTTTACTTTTACAGATGGTTAAAGTTGATTATGTGAGACAGATTGAttcgatttatatttataaagaaaaatgtACTCATGacataaatatcataaaattgatttgtgagacatttttatatgatttttgtaatttaaaattcatatattgtttgaataaatgttccattaaaaaaattaatttgttcggttttaaatttatttttatttcgaaTCCTAAATTTAATATGTGGGACAATACGCAAGATATTATTGCACTTAGATTCAATGAACTTTAGATACGAgtaatttaagaaattttccCTAAGAAAAGGTATAATTCAAANtatatatattaatatatgtttatcttacatatttatttaaacataAATGAAATAACATTCACTTATCGATtgtgatgaaatataaaaaaaatatatatataatacgtCAGTATCACTTTATCGATGTTCTATGAATACAATTAATGTGCATCATATATATCATCAGACAAACTAACTAATTGGTTGGCAATCATATATGATCagacaaataatttaattatttgaatttccCATTGTTTTGCCGTTGTAGATTGTTGACGAAACACACCATGTATAAGTTTATAGAATAAAATATTACAATACAATTTAAAATTTCGACTGGTTGTGGATGACTTATTGTAACAAGTTGTTGGAAATTTGAGACTTCAATTATAGGTGAAGGGAATTTGAGTTATTAGTCGATAATTTGGGACCTTTAGTTTAATCATAATTCAATGGAATTCGATTTATGACCTATTAAAGTGGAATTTGTCTCATATTTGATATTTCACAAGTGAAAGAAAGATGGAGTAGCTTGTATAAAGTGTGAAGATGCTCTTTTTTTTGGCAAGCAGACACTGGGTGAGGGCCAAGTTATGTTGAAAACATTGAATCATGGTCGAATGcgacatatatatattatcgaAAGTCATTATTTGTGTATGATTACGATAAATACTTAAACAATTGGAACAAGAACTTAATTCCATTTATTGATCATAGTCAataggcaagaagaagaagataacTAAGTTCATATATAGAGTTCCGACTAATAGACATCATAACATAGACCATAGAAAGGTAAAAGTCTTATTGTAAGGATGTTTTGAAGCCTAATAGCTTGTTAATTaatagggttttttttaaaatttatttattttttaattttattttcaaaaataatttaaaaaatatttatattgcaACTTTACGGCAATCCGTGCTTACAAAGCACGGATGGTGAGGACGTGGAGCACCGTCTGTGCTTTGTAAGCACGGACGGTGTGAGCGCGGACGCTCCAACGTGGAGCCGTCCGCGCTTACAAAGCACGGACCGTGCTCCCACGTGGAGCCACTCCGTGCTTTGTAAGCACGGACTCtgtcaaaatcaaattttttttttcggttttttcctgtccatttgtttttcttttcttaacAATTCACGTGAATATTTCTGAACGATTCACGTGAATATTCATTCAGACTCGTAATGCTTCACGTGAAAATTCAGAATTTCACCCgtacataaataattaaaacgtAAACAGTAGTGAACTTTTTTATTCTATATAAACGATGATATATTAGAAAATTGCATtatcaatctcttcttcaagtTTCTCTCAAGTTTTACTGGCAAAATGTCTCATATCGATATACTTTTATATTTTGGTGGTCACGTGGTTATCGATAATGGATCAGTTGAATATAGCATTCCATTTGTTAGACCGATACGAGTATTACGGTCTATTAATTTGTTGGAGTTGGTTGAAgttgtgcataaaatgttaggaatcgatccaacgaatttttctttgaagttgtcaacaaaatattcatTCATGGAAAGATCATCTTGGCATGAAATTCAAGTCAATCTCGTTGATGATGATTCTTTACAGTTTATAATGCAATGTGACAATATGCATATGTTGCATTTATACGTGGACGCAAATTcaattgagcatcatgttggatTTGATGATCCTGACTCCTACGTTCGACATGCATCTGATTCTTGTTTCAATAATCAACCTGGTACTTCTACATATGATGGTTATCATGAGAAAGAATCTTTGATTCCACATGTTACTGAAGGACTCGGTAATATGAGTTTCGATGGTGTAAGTGGGTCTTGGGATCAATATATCAATGTTTCGTCGGAACAACATCATGTTCCATATTGGCCGAATCCAACATTAGAGACGAGTGCCCGTTGTCTGGATCAGGCCaataatgataatattttgAGGACTGATTCTGAACCCGATATATCATACAGTGagtttgaagaagaagaagaattgaATGCTGATGATGAAGTGAATACTTGTACAAATCCTGATGAGGGAACATCATCTCGACAACCACCTCGTGACACATTACAGAGGCAGACTGTACCATTTCTTTCAAACACTTCTGAAATGCcatcattttttaataaattttttggggAAGAGCCTCCCGATTCTGTCGATGTACCTTCTGGAGTGCAATCAAGCTATTACAATCCGGATAGAGGTGAATTATGtgttaatatgttatttaaagataAGAATGATCTTATTGCATCTGTGAAGGATTATTCAGTAAGAGTTGTCAGGCGTGAGTACCGTGTCGTGGAAAGCACACGCAGTTTGTGGAAGTTACGTTGTAAAAACAATTCTTCTACGGTCATTTGTCGATGGGGACTTCGCGCTTCTTTGAAGGTCAAGACTGAGTattggaaaataacaaaatatgggGGACCTCACACTTGTATATCTACTTCTGTTGGTATAGATCATAAGAATTTGAACAGTCAAATGGTGGCACATACGCTATTGGGAGTTGTTCGTTGTGATCCTGCGTACGAGATTAAGTATATAATCGAAAATGTGAAAGATAAATATGGATATCAAATATCGTACACGAAGGCATGACGCAGTTTGAAACGTGCTATGGAAATTGCTTATGGTACGTGGGAGAGCTCCGTTCAATTACTTCCCAAATATATGCTTGCTTTGTCCAAATATAATCCGGGAACAGTTGTGGAGTGGAAGCATATCAGAGCCAACACTGAAATGAGTAAGACACTGAACTATGTTTTCTGGGCATTCAAGCCGTGTATTGATGGGTTTCGGCATTGTCGGAAAATAATAAGTGTCGATGGTACACACTTGTATACCAAATACAAGCACAAAATGTTGATCGGTGTCACTCTGGATGCGAACAATCAGGTTCTACCGCTAGCATTTGCTATTGTGGACGAAGAAACAACAGATTCTTGGAAATGGTTCTTGGAGCAACTAGGAAGACATGTTGTTCGTAGTGAAAATGGTGTGTGTCTTATTTCTGATAGGCATAAGGGAATCGTGCGCGCAACTGGAGATCTACCATTTTTTCAATCTCCTTACGGTGTGCATCGTTTTTGTTTGAGACATGTGTGTTCAAACTTTAACGCCAAATTCAAAGACGTGCATTTGAAAGATTTATGCTGGGCGGCAGGAACACaaaatcaaatttgtaagtttgaaGCAATAATGGAGGCAATCaagcaaaaaaatattttggcgcACCGATATTTGGCTGGAATTCCGAAAGAAAAATGGAGTTTGGCTCATGACGGTGGTTGGCGTCGTGGTGTGATGACAACCAATATGTCGGAGTGTTTGAACAGTGTGTTGAAGGGTGCGCGTAGACTTCCTTTATCTGCCATAGTACACTTGACACTTCTGAGGTGCGTACAATATTTCATTGAACGTGTGACAAGAGGTGATCGTATGGTTCAGGAAAATCAGCTGTGGTCAGATTATGCATGTTGGAAATATGAGAAATGGTCGAGAAAATCTAGTGAATATCGTGTTGCGAAGTACGATATACGTGAGCAAACTGCTTCGATCGCAACTGTAGGAAGACCAAGTCGTGGCCAACATTTGCAGGTCGTGAAGATATCAACGAGTGATTGTTCATGTGGTAAATGGACGATTTTTGGCATTCCATGTTCCCATGCTATTTGCACCGTTCAGTGGCACTCTTTGGATCCAATGACACTTGTGCAGCCCTGGTATAACATATCTGAGTACTTGGCAACGTACGAGGGCAGATTTCAACCTCTTGCAGATGAGCGATACTGGGATCCTCCAACTTTCGAGTTGAACCGCAACCCTGTTAGACGTGAAAGAAGAAGAGTTGGTAGAGACAGAACAACACGATTGCGAAATGAGATGGACACAGCAGTTTCCAGAGAGAGACAACATTGATGAAGTCTTTTGTTATGATGTAATAACGCTTGATATGTTAATTGAGAATAACTTtatgtacattttttttatgtttttgaatatttacttttcaaatatttaattttacaaaaaaattaaaagacgaACAATCGTAGCGTTCGGACTCGACCGGAAAATATAACCGCTCGGCGAGAGT contains the following coding sequences:
- the LOC140986888 gene encoding protein ecdysoneless homolog; its protein translation is MAEEASSSSSIFSLKATRPPEDTVFYSIYQDSSSATSAAELGSLHRRILDLIHPLIAPYIWQHQPFTLSLSNSPSIPHLSGHLRFGDNLEDEWFVVYLLFHISRTFPNLSIRVWDSDGEFLLIESAFHLPKWLNPDTSLNRVFIRRGLLHIIPKSILPGTPDLEDSLRVLVSRDDDPSLMAPDAVQFHLSKRIGQYPEHAYRNVHRVRIAVPVSVAWVLRKEPSLVSFAVEGFYDRDIDSMKFAVKMEKFLPNGKEEEMVEVVVRMPRAMYAQLVQQRFQAPRCYPMPDRSNVGKYVEAELGMKIACGFEMMYQLRKKQTDEGKGSTWEVYRESLKRSGLFEGLLQGSKEYKRLLENAEENYKNSFLPGRASEVLNAPVRCIDDILTLPHSVDDFKGLELPQSDDDSWLYGGEDELNAALQERQKEMEFYDLKRKKKHNLKEQKGRNLDKSFDDYDLGDITKSMDAFVKKISSYEGAEVPEDRNLKDLDFDADQFMKHIESVMGVHGSKDDGSDVDLEEESISDMDFDDYEDKSDHSEDIEDGGEGFMNSYSDALNQELKATTLNKTFVHAKEQSSRKKDEGTSGVSDEMEFTPVDVDFNLVKNLLESVSSQEGLPGPASNLLGLMGVKLPDEAGKDK
- the LOC140985967 gene encoding uncharacterized protein — translated: MEIAYGTWESSVQLLPKYMLALSKYNPGTVVEWKHIRANTEMSKTLNYVFWAFKPCIDGFRHCRKIISVDGTHLYTKYKHKMLIGVTLDANNQVLPLAFAIVDEETTDSWKWFLEQLGRHVVRSENGVCLISDRHKGIVRATGDLPFFQSPYGVHRFCLRHVCSNFNAKFKDVHLKDLCWAAGTQNQICKFEAIMEAIKQKNILAHRYLAGIPKEKWSLAHDGGWRRGVMTTNMSECLNSVLKGARRLPLSAIVHLTLLRCVQYFIERVTRGDRMVQENQLWSDYACWKYEKWSRKSSEYRVAKYDIREQTASIATVGRPSRGQHLQVVKISTSDCSCGKWTIFGIPCSHAICTVQWHSLDPMTLVQPWYNISEYLATYEGRFQPLADERYWDPPTFELNRNPVRRERRRVGRDRTTRLRNEMDTAVSRERQH